A region from the Fimbriimonadaceae bacterium genome encodes:
- a CDS encoding DUF554 domain-containing protein: MGARHLPVHGTLVNTASVAAGASLGLVAKSWLDPRLESVVVFGVGLCVMALGAKLFIKGSNVVLTVASVAVGGVLGVLAHVEQGFALVAEQARVFFGGQGTFSEGLITSSVLFCVGPMTLLGCLKDALEGDSELLIVKSWLDGITSVFLAAALGPGVLVSALVVLVAQGGVSLLARYLKPLADSPGVLDEVAAVGGVIVLAIGLGLTGIKKFPVETFLPALLVVPAWSAVAARFAKQGALQAR; this comes from the coding sequence ATGGGTGCCCGGCACCTGCCGGTACACGGCACGCTGGTCAACACGGCATCCGTCGCGGCGGGGGCCAGCCTGGGCTTAGTCGCCAAGAGTTGGCTCGACCCTCGGCTTGAGTCCGTGGTCGTCTTTGGGGTCGGTCTTTGCGTCATGGCCCTGGGGGCCAAGCTGTTCATCAAGGGTTCCAACGTTGTGTTGACGGTGGCGTCCGTCGCGGTCGGCGGGGTTCTGGGTGTATTGGCGCACGTCGAACAGGGGTTTGCCCTGGTGGCCGAGCAGGCCAGGGTCTTCTTCGGCGGGCAGGGGACGTTCAGTGAAGGGCTCATCACGTCAAGCGTCCTGTTCTGTGTCGGGCCGATGACGCTCTTGGGGTGCCTGAAGGACGCCCTTGAAGGCGACTCCGAGTTGCTGATAGTCAAGTCGTGGCTGGACGGCATCACCAGCGTCTTTCTCGCCGCCGCCCTAGGGCCGGGAGTGCTCGTCTCGGCGTTGGTGGTCCTGGTCGCCCAAGGCGGGGTGTCCCTGTTGGCCCGGTATCTGAAGCCGCTGGCGGATTCTCCCGGCGTGCTTGACGAGGTGGCGGCCGTCGGCGGCGTCATCGTCCTCGCCATCGGTCTCGGCCTGACTGGGATCAAGAAGTTTCCTGTCGAGACATTTTTGCCCGCCCTTCTCGTCGTTCCGGCTTGGTCGGCGGTGGCGGCAAGGTTTGCAAAACAGGGCGCACTCCAGGCCCGCTAG
- the acnA gene encoding aconitate hydratase AcnA has product MDSFKTRKQASLGGQDVTYYSLPDIQGHDVSRLPYSLKVLLENLLRLEDGVNVRRADIEALLNWRPEAEPSQEIQFTPARVLLQDFTGVPCVVDLATMRDAMATLGGDPQKINPLQPVELVIDHSVQVDSYGSEAALQINLDLEFERNGERYEFLKWGQGALHNFKVVPPNTGICHQVNLEYLARVVMKTDGVACVDTLVGTDSHTTMVNGLGVLGWGVGGIEAEAAMLGQPVSMLIPQVVGFKITGKLREGATATDLVLTVTEMLRKHGVVGKFVEFFGPGIPNMPLADRATISNMAPEYGATCGLFPVDAETLRYLRVSGRSDEQVALVQDYFTAQGLFHTADSPAAQYSSTLELDLGDVEPSVAGPKRPQDRALLGHAKDSFAAAFPGVLPPTPNGRDKVADLTNGDVVIAAITSCTNTSNPSVMVAAGLVARKARRLGLKPKAWVKTSLAPGSRVVTRYLEDADLLDDLDAVGFNVVGYGCTTCIGNSGPLPEEVSQLIKDKDLVAVSVLSGNRNFEGRVNTEVKANYLMSPPLVVAYAFAGNIGLDLTTEPVGHTPEGNAVYLKDIWPTQQEIAAIVEKNITREMFSKSYATVFDGDEKWKEIAVTASDRFGWRDGSTYVKKAPYFDGMAAEPPARVADLAGLRCLALLGDSITTDHISPAGSIKANSPAGEYLIAHGVRPHLFNSYGSRRGNHEVMIRGTFANVRLRNQLAPGTEGGFTTNLLNGEVTSIFAASEAYEAAGVGLVVLAGKEYGTGSSRDWAAKGTKLLGVRAVIAESFERIHRSNLVGMGVLPLQFQAGQSAAGLGLTGRETFEVVGLADAVASGFAGGKILTVKADDKTFSVTCRIDTPTEVDYYRHGGVLNYVLRQLLKG; this is encoded by the coding sequence ATGGACAGCTTCAAAACGCGGAAACAGGCCTCACTAGGCGGGCAAGACGTCACTTACTACTCGTTGCCGGACATCCAGGGGCACGACGTGAGCCGCCTCCCCTACTCGCTCAAGGTGCTCTTGGAGAACCTCCTGCGACTCGAGGACGGCGTCAACGTGCGTCGGGCCGATATTGAGGCGCTCCTGAACTGGCGGCCCGAAGCGGAGCCCAGCCAGGAAATCCAGTTCACCCCCGCCCGCGTCCTCCTTCAAGACTTCACCGGGGTGCCTTGTGTCGTCGACCTTGCCACGATGCGGGACGCGATGGCCACCCTCGGGGGCGACCCGCAAAAGATCAACCCGCTCCAGCCGGTCGAACTCGTCATCGACCACTCGGTCCAGGTCGACTCCTATGGCTCCGAGGCCGCCCTCCAGATCAACCTCGACCTCGAGTTCGAGCGGAACGGCGAACGGTACGAGTTCCTCAAATGGGGGCAGGGCGCCCTGCACAACTTCAAGGTCGTCCCGCCCAACACGGGCATTTGCCACCAAGTCAACCTCGAGTACCTGGCCCGCGTTGTCATGAAGACCGACGGCGTCGCCTGTGTCGACACCTTGGTCGGCACCGACAGCCACACGACGATGGTCAACGGCCTCGGTGTCCTCGGTTGGGGCGTCGGAGGCATCGAGGCCGAGGCCGCCATGCTCGGTCAGCCGGTGTCCATGCTCATCCCGCAGGTCGTCGGGTTCAAGATCACGGGCAAACTCCGCGAGGGCGCTACGGCCACCGACCTCGTCCTCACTGTCACCGAGATGCTCCGCAAGCACGGCGTCGTCGGCAAGTTCGTCGAGTTCTTCGGCCCCGGCATCCCCAACATGCCTTTGGCCGACCGGGCGACGATCAGCAACATGGCACCCGAGTACGGGGCGACCTGCGGCTTGTTCCCGGTGGACGCAGAGACCCTACGCTACTTGCGCGTCAGTGGCCGTTCGGACGAACAGGTCGCCCTCGTCCAGGACTACTTCACCGCCCAGGGCCTTTTCCACACCGCCGACTCACCGGCCGCCCAGTACAGTTCCACCCTCGAACTCGACCTCGGCGACGTCGAACCCAGCGTGGCCGGGCCGAAGCGTCCCCAAGACCGCGCCCTGCTGGGCCACGCGAAGGACAGCTTCGCCGCCGCATTCCCCGGCGTCTTGCCTCCGACCCCGAACGGGCGGGACAAAGTCGCCGACCTGACCAACGGAGACGTGGTCATCGCCGCCATCACGAGTTGCACCAACACGAGCAACCCCTCGGTGATGGTCGCCGCCGGGCTCGTCGCGCGCAAGGCTCGCCGGCTGGGGCTCAAGCCCAAGGCCTGGGTGAAGACCTCGTTAGCCCCCGGCTCCCGGGTCGTCACGCGGTATCTGGAGGACGCCGACCTGCTCGACGACCTTGACGCCGTCGGGTTCAACGTCGTCGGATACGGGTGCACGACCTGCATCGGCAACAGCGGCCCGCTTCCCGAAGAGGTCAGCCAGCTGATCAAGGACAAGGATCTGGTCGCCGTGAGCGTCCTGAGCGGCAACCGCAACTTTGAGGGACGGGTCAACACGGAAGTCAAGGCCAACTACCTGATGTCCCCGCCCCTCGTCGTCGCCTACGCTTTTGCCGGCAACATCGGCCTGGACCTCACCACGGAGCCCGTCGGCCATACCCCCGAGGGGAACGCCGTCTACCTTAAAGACATTTGGCCGACCCAACAAGAGATCGCCGCGATCGTCGAGAAGAACATCACCCGAGAGATGTTCAGTAAGTCGTACGCCACCGTCTTCGACGGCGACGAGAAGTGGAAGGAGATCGCGGTCACCGCTTCTGACCGGTTCGGGTGGCGTGACGGCTCAACCTACGTCAAGAAGGCCCCTTACTTCGACGGCATGGCTGCCGAGCCCCCCGCCCGGGTCGCCGACCTGGCGGGTCTGCGGTGCCTCGCGCTGCTGGGGGACTCGATCACGACCGACCATATTTCGCCGGCAGGGTCGATCAAGGCCAACTCACCAGCCGGCGAGTACCTGATCGCCCACGGCGTCCGGCCGCACCTCTTCAACTCCTACGGTTCGCGCCGGGGCAACCACGAGGTGATGATCCGCGGCACCTTCGCCAACGTCCGCCTGCGCAACCAGTTGGCGCCTGGTACCGAGGGTGGCTTCACGACCAACCTGCTCAATGGTGAAGTCACCTCGATTTTCGCCGCCAGCGAAGCCTATGAGGCGGCCGGGGTCGGCCTCGTCGTCTTGGCGGGCAAGGAGTACGGCACTGGGTCGAGCCGCGACTGGGCGGCGAAGGGGACGAAACTGCTCGGTGTCCGGGCCGTGATTGCCGAGAGCTTCGAACGGATCCACCGTTCCAACCTGGTGGGCATGGGCGTGCTCCCGCTTCAGTTCCAGGCTGGGCAAAGCGCCGCGGGCCTTGGGCTGACCGGCCGCGAGACGTTTGAGGTCGTCGGTTTGGCCGACGCGGTGGCCAGTGGTTTCGCCGGTGGCAAGATCCTCACGGTGAAGGCCGACGACAAGACCTTCTCGGTGACTTGTCGCATCGACACCCCGACCGAAGTGGATTACTACCGCCACGGTGGAGTCTTGAACTATGTCCTTCGCCAACTGCTGAAGGGCTAG
- a CDS encoding M14 family metallopeptidase — protein sequence MPFLPAPDWNLTCEKTGFRDTGTYAEAVAFCRRLAEHSPSVAKVEIFGTTPQGRPMVALVLGKDDSRKPTVFIQSGIHAGEIEGKDATLMLARDIVVKGRHRDLLAKARLVIVPVFNVDGHERTSPYNRINQNGPSSMGWRTTAQNFNLNRDYIKLDAPETRALVAYMRKCRSEAFMDNHTSDGGDWQYQMHYDVPRWPNMPAGLVKLSEDLNATLADRLLADGLLNAPYFGGISPTNPERGVTVSPFTARFSHGYAAVTDRVSVLVETHMMKPYRDRVLSTYSIDLRTWEWVAAHAAELMKVRRASLAEDAQAKEGDRLVLTAKTGPGRRPWVFKGWKYTPRESKVTGAKVAAWEHVPQDVQSSVRDTFVPDLTVSLPAFYVVPAEWAREVGDILSLHGVQFWRTSVDHTFDAPVTVLDGIKFPPQPFENRFMPTFKPVAATRRVALRRGALVVPVGQPYVRVAAQLLEPQAPDSLVAWGFFNMVAEQKEGADGHMLEPVAQKMLDSDSKLKAEFEEKLKDPAFANNPFARLDFFYRHSPYWDSHLGVYPVLRLSAKDWVTLRSSR from the coding sequence ATGCCGTTCTTGCCTGCTCCTGACTGGAACCTGACTTGCGAAAAAACCGGGTTCCGCGACACCGGAACTTATGCTGAGGCGGTCGCCTTTTGCCGACGACTCGCCGAACACAGCCCGTCGGTCGCGAAAGTGGAAATCTTCGGCACCACCCCCCAGGGTCGGCCGATGGTGGCGCTCGTCTTGGGCAAAGACGACTCGCGAAAACCCACCGTCTTCATCCAGAGCGGTATCCACGCCGGTGAGATCGAGGGCAAGGACGCCACCCTCATGCTCGCCCGCGACATCGTGGTCAAGGGCCGGCACCGCGACCTGCTCGCCAAGGCCCGCCTGGTCATCGTGCCCGTCTTCAATGTCGACGGCCACGAGAGGACGAGCCCCTACAACCGGATCAACCAGAACGGCCCTTCGAGCATGGGCTGGAGGACGACGGCCCAGAACTTCAACCTCAACCGCGACTACATCAAGCTGGACGCGCCGGAGACCCGCGCCTTGGTCGCCTACATGCGCAAGTGCCGCTCCGAGGCCTTCATGGACAACCACACCAGCGACGGCGGGGACTGGCAGTACCAGATGCACTATGACGTCCCACGATGGCCGAACATGCCCGCCGGCCTCGTCAAGCTCTCCGAAGACCTGAACGCGACTCTGGCCGACCGTCTCCTCGCCGACGGATTGCTGAACGCCCCCTACTTTGGCGGCATCAGTCCGACAAACCCGGAGCGCGGTGTGACGGTGAGCCCGTTCACCGCCCGGTTCTCGCACGGCTACGCCGCCGTCACTGACCGGGTCAGTGTCTTGGTCGAGACGCACATGATGAAGCCGTACCGGGACCGCGTCCTGAGCACGTACAGCATCGACTTGAGGACCTGGGAATGGGTGGCCGCCCATGCCGCCGAGCTCATGAAGGTACGCCGGGCAAGCTTGGCCGAAGACGCCCAGGCCAAGGAGGGTGACCGCCTGGTGCTGACCGCCAAGACCGGTCCCGGACGACGGCCCTGGGTCTTCAAGGGTTGGAAGTACACCCCGCGCGAAAGCAAGGTGACCGGCGCCAAGGTCGCCGCCTGGGAGCACGTGCCGCAAGACGTCCAGTCGTCGGTCCGCGACACCTTTGTCCCCGACCTCACCGTGTCATTGCCGGCGTTCTACGTCGTCCCGGCCGAGTGGGCCAGGGAGGTCGGCGACATCCTTTCCCTGCATGGCGTCCAGTTCTGGCGGACTTCGGTAGACCACACTTTCGACGCGCCGGTCACCGTCCTTGACGGGATCAAGTTCCCTCCCCAACCTTTCGAGAACCGGTTCATGCCCACGTTCAAGCCGGTCGCCGCGACGCGGAGGGTGGCGTTGCGGCGCGGGGCCTTGGTCGTCCCCGTCGGCCAGCCGTATGTCCGCGTCGCCGCCCAACTCTTGGAACCGCAAGCCCCCGACTCGCTCGTCGCCTGGGGGTTCTTCAACATGGTGGCCGAGCAAAAGGAGGGTGCCGACGGCCACATGCTTGAGCCCGTCGCTCAGAAAATGTTGGACAGCGACTCCAAGCTCAAGGCGGAGTTCGAGGAGAAGTTGAAAGACCCGGCCTTTGCCAACAACCCGTTTGCCCGCCTCGACTTCTTTTATCGCCACAGCCCGTATTGGGACAGCCACCTCGGCGTCTACCCCGTGTTACGTCTCTCGGCCAAGGACTGGGTGACACTCCGGTCAAGCCGGTGA
- a CDS encoding PD40 domain-containing protein, with amino-acid sequence MIAALAATAIFAVADPFAHWPTSEKIKADPHETHLANVRQITFGGQNAEAYWNLDGTKLTWQSMQPQYPDEQVFSMTATGKNRKLVSTGLGRCTCSYFSPDGKWIYFSSTHDLEKGPQPPVDMSKGYVWMINPNYRLYRRPAKGGKIEKVLDLPGYVAEVTIDPKGRYMVFTSDYQGDLEIYRCDLKGKNIKKLTDAKGYDGGPFVSWDGSLIAYRRTAPFKDAAEEQEYEALLKQHLVRPTKMDLWVMNADGSNKRQVTNLPGASFAPFILPGNKKILFSTNFKDPRSAEFDIYMVDIDGKNLTQITHAPGFDGFPMVSRDGKKIVFASNRNGKVARETNVFVADWKK; translated from the coding sequence ATGATCGCCGCCCTCGCTGCAACCGCCATTTTTGCCGTTGCAGACCCCTTCGCCCATTGGCCGACCAGCGAAAAGATCAAGGCCGACCCGCATGAGACCCATCTGGCCAATGTCCGCCAGATCACCTTTGGCGGCCAGAACGCCGAGGCCTATTGGAACCTGGACGGTACCAAACTGACCTGGCAGTCGATGCAACCGCAGTACCCCGACGAGCAAGTGTTCAGCATGACGGCGACCGGCAAAAACCGCAAGCTCGTCAGTACGGGGCTAGGTCGTTGCACATGCAGCTATTTTTCGCCCGACGGCAAATGGATCTACTTCAGTAGCACCCACGATCTGGAGAAGGGCCCGCAGCCGCCGGTGGACATGAGCAAGGGGTACGTCTGGATGATCAACCCGAACTACCGCCTGTACCGCCGCCCGGCCAAGGGAGGCAAGATCGAGAAGGTGCTTGACCTCCCTGGTTATGTCGCCGAAGTGACGATCGACCCCAAGGGACGGTACATGGTCTTCACCAGCGACTACCAGGGCGACCTGGAGATCTACCGCTGCGACCTGAAGGGCAAGAACATCAAGAAGCTGACCGACGCCAAGGGCTATGACGGCGGGCCCTTCGTCAGCTGGGACGGCTCTTTGATCGCGTACCGCCGCACCGCCCCGTTCAAGGACGCGGCGGAAGAGCAGGAGTATGAGGCCCTTCTGAAGCAGCACCTGGTGCGCCCCACCAAAATGGACCTGTGGGTGATGAACGCCGACGGAAGCAACAAACGGCAGGTGACCAACCTGCCCGGGGCCTCGTTCGCACCTTTCATTCTGCCGGGCAACAAGAAGATCCTCTTCTCGACCAACTTCAAAGACCCGCGGAGCGCCGAGTTCGACATTTACATGGTCGACATTGACGGCAAAAACCTGACCCAGATCACCCACGCCCCGGGGTTCGACGGCTTCCCCATGGTGAGCCGGGACGGCAAGAAGATCGTGTTCGCCAGTAACCGTAACGGCAAGGTCGCGCGCGAGACGAACGTCTTTGTCGCGGACTGGAAGAAGTAG